Proteins co-encoded in one Cricetulus griseus strain 17A/GY chromosome 1 unlocalized genomic scaffold, alternate assembly CriGri-PICRH-1.0 chr1_1, whole genome shotgun sequence genomic window:
- the Rasl11b gene encoding ras-like protein family member 11B, giving the protein MRLIQNMCTIAEYPAPGSAAADYCLGAAGRRLVKIAVVGASGVGKTALVVRFLTKRFIGDYERNAGNLYTRQVQIEGETLAIQVQDTPGVQVHENGLSCNEQLNRCIRWADAVVIVFSITDHKSYELIGQLHQHVQQLHLGTRLPVVVVANKADLLHIKQVDPQLGLQLAGMLGCSFYEVSVSENYNDVYNAFHVLCKEVSHKQQPSSTPEKRRTSLIPRPKSPNMQDLKRRFKQALSAKVRTVTSV; this is encoded by the exons ATGCGCCTCATCCAGAACATGTGCACCATCGCCGAGTACCCCGCCCCGGGCAGCGCCGCTGCCGACTACTGCCTGGGGGCTGCGGGCCGCCGGCTCGTCAAGATCGCCGTGGTGGGGGCCAGCGGCGTGGGCAAGACCG CTTTGGTGGTCCGGTTCCTCACTAAACGATTCATCGGAGACTATGAGCGAAATGCAG GTAATCTGTATACCAGACAAGTCCAGATAGAGGGAGAAACCCTGGCAATTCAAGTCCAGGACACTCCAGGCGTCCAG gTACACGAGAATGGCTTGAGCTGCAACGAGCAGCTGAATCGCTGCATTCGCTGGGCAGATGCCGTCGTCATTGTTTTCTCCATCACCGACCACAAGAGCTATGAACTCATTGGCCAGCTCCACCAGCACGTCCAGCAGCTTCACCTGGGCACTCGGCTGCCTGTGGTGGTTGTGGCCAACAAAGCTGACCTGTTACACATCAAGCAGGTTGACCCTCAGCTTGGACTGCAACTAGCCGGCATGCTGGGTTGCTCCTTCTATGAAGTATCTGTCAGCGAAAACTATAACGATGTCTACAATGCCTTCCATGTCCTTTGCAAAGAAGTGAGCCACAAACAGCAGCCCAGCAGCACACCCGAGAAGCGCAGGACCTCCCTCATTCCCAGACCTAAGTCACCCAACATGCAGGACCTGAAAAGGAGGTTTAAGCAAGCTCTGTCTGCCAAAGTGAGGACTGTCACATCTGTGTGA